A stretch of the Xylocopa sonorina isolate GNS202 chromosome 12, iyXylSono1_principal, whole genome shotgun sequence genome encodes the following:
- the Syx17 gene encoding syntaxin 17 yields MSSPESLAMKQPIRRLEIQINNFNVAIPHHVDLLKRHRSNIQKYEAQHDWEKMHKEHINVTRIIKQLKELLYQMDTLRAQVLDSDINQFDKLTASARASIMNAVTEYMELQLNLPMSRPESPNNEDQPKSHPLDNRYIQLQEEQQDLQRQEACLHAWNTLQGDIHQLHQLFTDFNKVVDDQKELVNTVEDNIEETNINVKQGEKFLAKAMRYRAAMYPLAGAVLGTCIGGPIGLVAGLKVGGLTALGCGILGFTGATLLKKKELEMQKSQSTTGQSLIQLRSVQKSTSLPENLKETKKEL; encoded by the exons ATGTCTTCGCCAGAAAGTCTTGCAATGAAGCAGCCAATTAGGCGCTTAGAAATTCAAATTAATAATTTTAACGTGGCTATACCGCATCACGTTGATCTATTAAAACGCCATAGAAGTAACATTCAGAAA TATGAAGCGCAACATGACTGGGAGAAAATGCATAAGGAGCACATAAACGTAACACGGATTATAAAACAGCTAAAGGAATTATTATATCAAATGGATACTTTGAGAGCTCAAGTTCTAGATTCCGATATTAATCAATTTGATAAATTAACCGCTAGTGCCCGTGCAAGTATTATGAATGCAGTCACAGAATATATGG AGCTGCAGTTAAATTTGCCCATGTCACGGCCAGAGTCACCCAACAACGAAGATCAACCCAAGAGTCATCCACTTGACAATAGATATATCCAGCTGCAGGAAGAACAGCAGGACCTGCAGCGCCAAGAAGCATGTCTGCATGCTTGGAACACTCTACAAGGAGACATACATCAGTTACACCAGTTATTTACCGATTTTAACAAAGTTGTAGAT GATCAGAAGGAACTAGTAAATACAGTGGAAGACAACATAGAAGAAACAAATATAAATGTAAAACAAGGCGAGAAATTCCTTGCAAAAGCTATGAGGTATAGAGCTGCCATGTACCCATTAGCAGGAGCTGTACTTGGAACTTGTATCGGTGGACCAATCGGTTTAGTAGCTGGATTAAAAGTTGGAGGACTGACTGCTTTAGGCTGTGGTATATTAG GATTTACCGGAGCaactttattaaaaaaaaaagaactagaAATGCAGAAATCCCAAAGCACGACAGGACAAAGTTTAATCCAACTGAGATCCGTTCAAAAGTCAACATCCTTACCAGAAAATTTAAAAGAAACTAAGAAAGAGTTGTGA